GTATTTTCAATAGGAAGAAAGCAGATCCACCAAAGCCCTTGAAATAACCGACCACGTCTTCGGCAGTGCATCACAAAAGAAAATAGATATTCGGTTGTATAATGAATAATTGATACTATTCTTTACCACACATCGCAAAGTCTTGCAAGGAGTTTTAAACGTTAGTCTCCCAAATTGCGCTCGGCATTGCCATGGCAACCATTATAAAGGATATTTACGAGAGGTATATAAATGGACGCTTATTCTTGTAAAGCAATACTCGAGAGCATCATTGGAAGGTCGGTAAGTACAATTGATTATGTCTGTACCGAAATTTTACACTTTGTCCAACGGAGTCAAGATCCCAAGTCTAGCACTTGGTACTTATGATTTACCAAAAAGTACCACTGCGAATATTGTATATGAAGCTTTAAAGTGCGGCTATAGACATTTTGATACTGCTGTGCTGTATAACAACGAGAGGAAAGTTGGTGAAGGTATTTACCAATGGTTGCAAGAAGATCCCAAGAACAATAAGCGTGAAGATGTTTTTTACACTACTAAATTGTGGAATAGCCAGAACGGCTACCAACCAGCTAAGCAAGCCATTAAAGAATGTTTGCAAAAGGTCGAAAAGTTGGGTTACATTGACCTCTTGCTAATACATTCTCCATTAAGCGGTtcaaggaagagattggagACTTATAAGGCAATGCAGGAagctgttgatgaaggtaTTGTCAAATCGATCGGTGTATCGAACTATGGTCAACATCATCTCGAAGAGCTTTTGAGCTGGGAAGGATTGAAATACAAACCTGTGGTTAACCAAATAGAAATTTCACCTTGGTGCATGAGACAGGAGTTGGCGCAATGGTGTCAAAGTCAAGGAATTGTGGTTGAGGATTACGCGCCTTTGACTCATGGGTATAAATTAAAGGATCCACAATTGGTCAAGGTCGCTGAGGAAGTGGGAAAGAATACCGGGCAGGTTTTAATCAGATGGTCTCTACAGCACGGTTACTTGCCTCTACCAAAGACGAGTAACGTAGATAGATTGCCTGGTAACCTTGATGTCTATGACTTTAAGTTGACCGAGTCGCAGATCAAGGCCTTTGAGCATCCAGAAGCACATGAACCAACTGATTGGGAATGTACTGATGCCCCATAATCGTATTTATTTATGTCTTATATAGCCGTATCCTCTGACAGTTTTTTTTGTAACTAGGACCTTAACTCAAATCTGACATTTATTCAGCCCTTATGAAAGCGACCTTACAATACAATCAGAACGAAAAGCACCTAAATGAGTACCCAGCGTTCTGTCATACCTCTAGAATCTAACCCTGAGGTGTTTACTCAATTTGCGCACAATTTGGGCCTAGATGAATCGCATGAATTCGTTGATATATACTCACTTACTGATCCAGATCTGTTGGGATTCGTTCCTAGACCAGTGAAAGCCCTTATTCTACTTTTCCCTCTGAATGAAGTCTTCGAGTCAGAAAAGAATTTACGTACTGATGACAACACTGAGTTGAAGACCAATGACGGAAATCAACCAGTCTGGTTCAAACAGACTATTAGAAACGCCTGCGGATTATACGGCATACTTCACTCCCTAGCTAACAACGATGAGCTCCTGAAAACTGATTCTCCTCTGCTGAATTTCCTTAAATCGAACCAAAGGGACAATGGACAGTATGCGGATGAGATAACGGACGATTTCGTCGTTTCACTGAGCGAAGATAATGCAGAGAGATTCCGTCAAGGTCAAACACAGGCTCCAGAAAATGGTGAGGTTGATCTACACTTCATTACCTTTGTCGAGCATAACGGTAAAATTTACGAGCTGGATGGTAGAAGACCTACTGGCGCTAAGCTTCTAGGTGTCACACAGGACAAGGATCTTTTGGGACAAAGCTTGGTTTCCGATAGAGTACAGTGGTACATGGACAATGCCGATGAGGAGAGCAAACTCAATTTTTCTCTTCTAGGACTCGCTCAGCCCTGGAATTAGTGCCGCCTTATAAGCGACAAAATGAGATTATGAAATAACTATTTGAACGATTTATTGCTGGCCTTTGATATCTATCTTTTTCGAATGAAAATATTGTTGGAGAATAGGAAGGCGACACGCTCTTGTATCTAGGTACTGAAATTCGTTAGTTTCACCAGGGTTCTTTATGATAACATATTTCTGAATGTTTGTACGCCTGAAAAACTCCGTCATCTCCCCgccatctttgaattgtAGTTCTTTAATCAAGAAGTCcaaattgatttgattgtAACTTTTACAGATTACTACGAGggacttcaatttctctttttcGATAAAAGCATCAACCAATTTTTTACCAAGACTTTTCATTGCAGAGTACATCCTCATGAATTGATGGTAATTACCCATTAACCGTGCGTGTGCTAGCGTGAAGGCTGTTTGAACTAGAGCGTTGTTGAAGACTGCTTGGTTCTCCGTCATCAATTTTAGCCTCAGCGTGTTGATGGAGCCATTATCTTCCGTTAACATGTAATATAGCACTCTATAGCTTgtgaattcttcaagacatGATGGTTTGATACTAGGAAGTTCAAACAATGTTATCAATCTACTTTGACATTGATTAAACTCTCCTATATCACCATTTTCCAAAGCTATTCGAGCATGGGACTCGTAAACTTTCACAGCAAACTGATTCTCGATCATCTGGACTCTCAAATCTTGtctcatcgatttgaatTGGTCACATAGATACTGGTAACTCGCTTGCCGCTTTTGATGCTTTTTCATGAGCATGCTGTaggtcttcttcaagacgTTTAGTGGCCGTACCAAGTCGGGGTTCGGCTCTGATGTCAATCTGAGATAAGATTTTTCCAACGATTGACAACGGCCCACAATGCGCTTGTTCTTGTCGTATTTATGAGACTTTGTGCTGATGGCGT
The window above is part of the Torulaspora delbrueckii CBS 1146 chromosome 3, complete genome genome. Proteins encoded here:
- the THP3 gene encoding Thp3p (similar to Saccharomyces cerevisiae YPR045C; ancestral locus Anc_7.471), with protein sequence MDATYNKVNPVSLGQNRKNRDAKKRKKESTVSKGGKIPMPPAFPPPSAPPVPPPSQFLPSQLPGVLAPSGAGISSFQEPLQPWKSNMEGSLPNNGLPGVPTMSPFFFNNGMNFHPNDSGLPVVPKPEKSGTISPNPSFFPYLNNTSSMPQTGLHGVWNGLNQATRSTPKSSLGNDGRKRKSSKTKNHRMINVETNSMSSVEEIERRRKRAERFNSSQNSRSSTALDDEENFANLNAISTKSHKYDKNKRIVGRCQSLEKSYLRLTSEPNPDLVRPLNVLKKTYSMLMKKHQKRQASYQYLCDQFKSMRQDLRVQMIENQFAVKVYESHARIALENGDIGEFNQCQSRLITLFELPSIKPSCLEEFTSYRVLYYMLTEDNGSINTLRLKLMTENQAVFNNALVQTAFTLAHARLMGNYHQFMRMYSAMKSLGKKLVDAFIEKEKLKSLVVICKSYNQINLDFLIKELQFKDGGEMTEFFRRTNIQKYVIIKNPGETNEFQYLDTRACRLPILQQYFHSKKIDIKGQQ
- the YUH1 gene encoding ubiquitin-specific protease YUH1 (similar to Saccharomyces cerevisiae YUH1 (YJR099W); ancestral locus Anc_7.470), whose amino-acid sequence is MSTQRSVIPLESNPEVFTQFAHNLGLDESHEFVDIYSLTDPDLLGFVPRPVKALILLFPLNEVFESEKNLRTDDNTELKTNDGNQPVWFKQTIRNACGLYGILHSLANNDELLKTDSPLLNFLKSNQRDNGQYADEITDDFVVSLSEDNAERFRQGQTQAPENGEVDLHFITFVEHNGKIYELDGRRPTGAKLLGVTQDKDLLGQSLVSDRVQWYMDNADEESKLNFSLLGLAQPWN
- the TDEL0C03320 gene encoding aldo-keto reductase superfamily protein (similar to Saccharomyces cerevisiae YJR096W; ancestral locus Anc_7.468), with the protein product MSVPKFYTLSNGVKIPSLALGTYDLPKSTTANIVYEALKCGYRHFDTAVLYNNERKVGEGIYQWLQEDPKNNKREDVFYTTKLWNSQNGYQPAKQAIKECLQKVEKLGYIDLLLIHSPLSGSRKRLETYKAMQEAVDEGIVKSIGVSNYGQHHLEELLSWEGLKYKPVVNQIEISPWCMRQELAQWCQSQGIVVEDYAPLTHGYKLKDPQLVKVAEEVGKNTGQVLIRWSLQHGYLPLPKTSNVDRLPGNLDVYDFKLTESQIKAFEHPEAHEPTDWECTDAP